Within the Pseudomonadota bacterium genome, the region ATCCACTCAACCGGAACGAGAAGATTCCTCGTTAGACGATCTGGTTTCAGCAATAGATTCTACACAACACCCGGGCGTAACCTCTGCAACAAAAGTTCTCGATCGATCACTCATGATCTTGCAGATAGCACTAACTGATCATGACAAGGATGGTTTGACTCCGTCAGAAATCGCAAAAATACTGACAGAAAAGTTTCGAGTTGGGACTACGCGAGCAGCTGTTAGTATGGCGTTAGGGAATGCGACTACGCTTGTAAATCGCGTGAAAGATGGGCCTGGATACAAATATAGAATAATGGCGCCAGGCGATGAATATCTCGCGCATCTCGATGAGCCAGACAGTGTGTCGCCATCTTCTGCAAAGAAAAGCAGGAAAAAGAAAGTAACCACTAAAAGTGCCACTACAAAAAAACAATCTTCAAAGAAAAAATCAAAGACCTCCAACAAAAGTAATGTAAGCCAACCCAAGAAAAGTGCCATAGGGCCTAAAGCTGCGGTTAGCACTCTCATGGAGTCAGGGTATTTTAGTACGGCTCGTACTGGCCCAGAAGTTCAAGCCTACTTGAAAAGTAAGCGGGGCTTCCATTTCGGTACAGATCAATTGCGTCTCGCAATGCTTAGACTTGTGCGGGAAGAAAAGCTAGAGAGAGACGAGAACGACGATGGCCAATATGAGTACAAGCAGCCAAAACCTTAATTTAGCGCAAGCCCTTGCCTCTATCCCGAAGCCGCTTCGAAAGAGGCTTGTGCAAAACTACTCAACCCTCAAGAGCCATGCTCTAGAAAACCAACATGATTCTATTGGACATCAAGCAGGTAAATTAGCAGAAGTATTAGTTCGAGTGTTGCAGCTAATTCTTACTGGCACGTACATTCCACTGTCTAAGGGTCTAGGAAACTTCAAGGGCGAATGCGAGAAGCTGGAAAATACTGTTACGACTGCAGGTCCTGAAGGCTTACGGATTCTGATGCCAAGAGCACTTTTATTCTTATATACACTTAGAAACAAGCGAGATTTTGGGCATACAGGTGGAGAGGTTGATGCTAACGAGATAGATGCGCTAACTGCCACACGGCTTGCTGACTGGTGCATGTCAGAGCTAATCAGGGTGAGTCACAGCTTGCCAATTGAAGACGCTCAGCATATCTGCGACGCCATAGCGGAAAGGAAATTGCCAGCTATTTGGAATGTCATGGGCAGAAAGAGAATATTGGAAACATCGCTGAGTTATAGAGATCAAACTTTACTACTTCTTTACTCTGAGATTGAATCTGGTGTTCCTACAGAAGATTTATTCGACTGGACTGAGCATTCCCACAGAGCCAATTATCGTAGAGATATATTGGCCAAGCTACACAAAGCAAGACTCATCGAATGGGACAAGGAAACAGAAATGGCAATAATATCTCCAACAGGAATCGAAGAAGTTGAAAATGCAATTCTTCAAAAAATCAATAACTAGAAAAGAAGCACCTAACAAGGCACGTAATAAACGGGACGGAGGATATAAATTCAGTCAAATAATAAAAAATACTTTTTCCACAGAATAAAGGGGTCGGATACATTTTCTCTACTTTAGTTAATTGTATACGCCCCCATTTACCTCTTTAAGTTATGTGCATTGATTCAGATCAATGGGGTCAGACTCGATTGATTAGACGATAACTTGACTTATCAATGGGGCCTGACCCTTTTGATTCCCCTTCCCGCGCAGAAGGAAATCCAGCCTTAAAGGATCAATGAGGATCACTGGGGTCAAACTCGATTGATTAGACGAAAAACTGACGAATCAATCGAGTCTGACCCTTTTGATTCATGGCCTTCAATCAGATTATGGTGGTGGCTCCAAAGACTACCTCAGCTACAGCATTCTAGGAATTCTTATGAAAGAAGGACGCATGGCGCGCAATGACAAAAAGAAACATGTGGCAAAGTCAGATTAAGCACCTAACCATCAGCTCAAGTCGTTCGCTCTCGCTCACTGGGACGCTCCGCCGCGATGCGGCTCCGCGCCCCTTATAAAGGGGTCGGATACATTTTTCTGCGTACTTGTATCCGATCCACTTATCGTGATTCTTTAGCGCTTATTAATAAAATATTAGCCAACAACTTACCACATGGACGCTGAATCATTACGTAAAATCTGAAATAAAAGGGGTCAGATACAATGTACACAGTGACCCATGGTGTCCTGACTCAACAGGAAACTCAAAAATGAAGAATGTCCATTTCAAGAACGCCAATGGCCAGAACATCACAATGGCGGCGGTGATCTACTTCCCGGAAGCATTCGATGAAAGCAGGAGATATCCAGCCGTCATCGTGTCGCACCCGGGTGGCGGCGTCAAGGAGCAGGCGGCGGGTCTGTATGCGCAGAGGCTTGCGCAGCAGGGGCCGGTCACTATCGCCTTCGACAGATCGTACCAGGGTGAAAGCACCGGCGAGCCGCGCCAGCTCGAGAACCCCTATATCAGCACGGAAGACGTGAGCGCTGTCGTCGATTACCTGACGACATTGCCCTACATCGACCCGGCGAGGATCGGCGCCATGGGTGTTTGCGCAGGTGGCGGCTATACCGCGAACGCCGCGATCAACGACCGTCGCATAAAAGCGGTGGCAACGGTCAGCGCTGTGAATATCGGAGCGATGTTCCGCAACGGCTGGGACAACGACGTTGCGTCAGCCGACGCCATCCCGTACCTGGAGAACGGTTCGATGGCACGCACCGCCGAAGCCGCCGGGGCCGACACCGTGACCATGCCGCTGGCACCGCTCCGGCAGGAGGATGCCCCAAACAAGGAACTGGAAGAAGCATGGGAGTACTACCACACGCCGCGCTGCATGTACTCGACGGCGCCGGGTTTCGCGACTGCCAGGAGTCTCAACCAGATCATTACCTACGACGCGTTCAACATGGCGGAAGTCTTCCTGACACAACCGCTCCAGGTCGTTGCCGGCAGCAAGGCCGGCAGCAAATGGATGAGTGACGACCTCTACGCGCGTGCCGCCAGCAAGGACAAGCATTTTCATGTCGTGGAAGGAGCCAACCATATGCAACTGTACGACGATCCGCACTTTGTCGACGAGGCCGTGTCGGTGCTGGGATCATTCTTCAGTGCCAGGCTGTAGGAACTTGAATGGTGTCAGAGCACATTTTCCGCGATCAATGGGATCAATGAGGTAAGACTCGATTGATCATATCTATTGTAGATAGCCCTTTTCATCCTCGTATCAATAACGACGAGACACAATTATGGACGCTGACACAGCGAAACCGGCCGACACTGAAACATTGCTCAACGCGCTCTGCGATACGCTTGAAAAACTGGATGAACAAGGTGCTGGCGCGACGCAGGAAATAATCTCCGACATTCACACCCGCGCCAAAAGCATACGAACGTCTGTGCAAGCAGACCGCAAAGAACTCAGCAAGATAACCGAAGCAAACAATAGCAAATCGGTTACGCTTAACTCGCTGAAATCGGCGTTCCAGGAATCTTCCGAGCGCGGCAATCAACTTTTCAAGGACATCGCGCGCTGCCTTGTACCGCTGATACCGGCACTATTCACTCTTGTGTCAATCGTATTTTACAGCGAGACGGCTTCTACCTGGTCAGGAGCACTGACCGTCTCCCTGACTTTGACCTACATGCTGCTGTTATTGTTAGCGGCTGCTCACCGCAGCGATGTCAAGATGGGCAGCCGCAAAGGATCCCAGAATTTCCTCGACAGTATATTTCCGACTCGCGTAGCCGGCATTTTTCTTGTGCTGTGCTTCCTCGCCTCACTCGTGGTCGGATTTGCCGCGCTCTATATGAAAACGGGCATCGTCTTTGGCTGTTGCAACAAGGCAGACACCGCATGGGAGGCAATCTATTTCAGTTTTGTCACCCTGACCACGCTCGGATACGGCGACTTTTTCATCTTGAGTTACTGGTCCGAGCTGTTGATCGCCTTGGAATTGCTTAGCGGGATTGTCCTGCTGATATGCATTTTCGCATTATTGATAGCACGGCTATCCGTATTTTAAGTAAATACAGAAGTTTTACAGGGGGCTGGTGTTATATAACTGAATATACTGGGAATTTTTCTATAACTACTCTCAGAATTGCTACAAGCATTCTTGCATTGCCATGCCCGCGCAGGCGGGCATCCAGCAAACCCGCGAAACACTGGATTCCGGCCTGCGCCGGAATGACGAGAAACATGGCCGCCGCGGGATTTGCCAATTTTGAGATCGGTTCTAGCCTCTATTACGCGGCAAATAGGGAACAGAAGTGTTATATCCTCACAGGAACAATCCGAATCTATATATAACCACTCCGCCCCCAACCTGAAACCGATATGGCAGGCACCCAAATGCGCAAGAAATTTATCGGGATAGATCAGAAACAGCATGACGATTCCGCCCCGCAATGGCTCGACATCGAGAAGCTTGCGATCGTCGAGCTCAGCTCTGAAGACGACGCTTTCCGCATCGAATCCGCACTGCTGCCTGATAACGGCACGGGATGGCGCGCCGCGGAACCCGGGGAACAAATCATCAGGCTGCGCTTCGACAACCCGCAGAGACTCCAATGGATCAGACTCAAATTCGAGGAGTCCGAGATGGAACGGACGCAAGAATTTGTCTTGCGTTGGTCTGAAGACAATGGCCAATCGTACCAGGAAGTCATAAGACAACAATGGAACTTCAACCCCGCTGGCGCAACCACTGAGGTTGAGAATTATCGTTTGAATCTTAAGGCTGTCACTGTGCTCGAATTGCACATCAATCCGGACATCAGCGGGAGAAGAGCATTTGCATCTTTACAGGAGTTCCGGCTTGCCTGACGCGTAAAGGGGATGGAGGATATTTATTCGGAAAAATAAGAAGACAAAGCGCCCTGACACCGGCCTCGCCTGCTTTTCACGACAGTAAAAGGAGCATCCACATGAAGTACAAAGGTAGTTGTCATTGCGGACAGGTCGCCTTTGAAGTCGATGGCGACCTTACACAGGTCGCTGACTGTAACTGCTCCATTTGCTCCCGGATGGGGTCGCTCCACTGGTTTGTCCCGCGGGATCATCTACAGCTGTTAACGCCGGAAGAGAACCTCGCCACGTACACCTTCGGAGCGGGCACGATCAAGCACCATTTCTGCCCCCAATGCGGCATTCATCCATTCGGGGAAGGCGTGGATCCCTCGGGAAATCGCATGGCTGCTGTCAATGCGCGCTGCCTGGAGGGTGTGGAACTCTCGTCCCTCCCAGTCAAACACCTCGATGGACGATCCTTGTAGACACTGCAAGGCCGAACCCCTGCGTCAACCTGGGTAAACTGGTGTCAGCGCACAATTTTCACGGAAATGAGAGGATAATGCGCTCTGACACCCGCTTTGCTAGTCCCTGGACACGTGGGCATGAAAGATGGCCTTGTGCACATCGCCCAGACTCATTACGCCGACCAGCCGGCCTTCGCCGTCTGTGACCGGAATGCGGCGGAAGCGGTGACTGGTCATCTTGGCCGCGGCCTTCAGCACGTGCTGATCCGGTGAAACGGAAACGGGATTCTTCACCATCATGTCGCCGACACGACGCTCCATGGAATCGGAGTAATTCGAGGTCATGCGCTCGATTTCCAGGGCCGCGTCACCGGACATGATGTCTTCCACGGTCGGAAACAGGTTCCTCAGCAGGTCCATCTCGGAGATGTTGCCCACCAGCTTGCCGTCTGCGTCGACCACCGGAAGCGCGGGGATACGGTATAGGCACATGATCGATGCCACCTCCTGCAGCCTGGTATCCGGGGATACCGTTCTCGGATTGCGGGTCATGATATCGCTGACTAACATGAAGTCCTCCCATTCAGTTTCTTGCAAACCTGGTCTTGATCGCCATTGTGCTTGTTCGCGGACAGCAGAGCACATGGAGAATTATCGGCTCAATAATATACTTATTATGGCGGGCCGAGGGTATATATTTGGAAATGAGAGACAATTGTTCAATGACCCCGGTTTCCGTATCCCTGCACTGAACCGGCCATTGCATGTTTGCGGAGACAACACCCATGCAGAAAAGACGACTAGGCAAAACCGGGCGGAAATTACCAGTGCTTGGCCTCGGCTGCATGGGCCTCTCGGAGTTTTACGGCCCACCCGTGCAGCAGGGCGCTGCGATCAAGCTGCTGCACGAAGCGATGGAACTGGGCATCGAGCACTTCGACACGGCAGAAATGTACGGGATAGGCAGCGCGAACGAGACACTGCTTGGAGCTGCGTTCGCCGACCGCCGCGACCGCGTATTCATAGCCACCAAGTTCGGGCCGATTCGAGATTTTAAGACTGGCGAGTTCATTGGCCTCGACGGGTCGGCAGAAAACTGCCGGCGTGCCGTAGAAGGTTCACTGCAACGCCTGCGCACCGATGTTATCGATTTGTATTACTTGCATCGTGTCGATTCAGCCAGACCGATCGAGGAAACGGTGACCGCGATGGCCGAGCTGGTGGCAGAAGGCAAGGTGCGCGCCATCGGTTTGTCCGAGGCATCCGGCGATACCATCCGCCGCGCAGCCAAGATTCACCCGATTTCGGCTGTGCAATCGGAGTATTCGATCTTCAGTCGGGATATCGAGACTGATGTCATCCCCGCCTGTCTTGAGGTCGGCGCATCGCTGGTGGCTTACTCGCCGCTCGGCAGAGGCATGCTGACGGGACGTTTCAAGACCGAGACGCTGGGTGCAGGCGACTGGCGGCTGACGACACCGCGTTTCCAAGGTGCGGCCTATTCCGCCAACGTGGCACTCGTTGACGAGATCGAGGCGGTAGCCTCGGCCAGGTCATGCACTCCGGCCCAGGTCGCGCTCGCCTGGGTCATCGGCCGCGGCGAATTCATATTGGCACTTACGGGAACGACGAAACTGGAAAATCTCAAATCGAATCTCGGCGCCTACGATGTGGAGCTGTCCAGTACAGAGCTGAAGACCCTGGATGCGCTGGCGGACCGTGTCATGGGCGACCGCTACGACGAGTGGGGTATGGCAAGCATAAACGGCTGAACCGTACCCTCGTGGCGGCTAACGATGGCTGCAACACTGAACAACGGGGACGGAGGATATAGATCTGCACCCTGCCCCGCTCCGGAAATCGTGATGGTCCGGCGGTTTTGATTGACGCCACGGCCGGCTAATGGGATAAGAGTACAGACGGTCAGTGTCCGCTTCAGCTTGCGGTATACATTCAAATCAGAGGACGACAAAAAGTGCACAACACAAAATCAGTAGTCAGGACGACCCTGGTGGCGATCGGCTTGGCTTGCGCCGGAACCGCCTACCCGTTCGACATGGGCAACATGATGAATCCATCGAAATGGATGGGCGGCGACAAGGACAGGGACCGGTATGACGACTACGGCTGGCCGGGTTACGGCTACGGCGGCTACCCCGGCTTCGGCTACGGCGGCTATCCCGGCTTCGGTTACGGTGGTTACCCTGGCTACGGTTACGGTGGTTACCCCGGCTACGGTTACGGCGGCTATCCAGGCTATGGCGGTTACCCGGCCTATGGCGGCGCCGCCACGGTCGTGGTCCCTTCAACCGGCACCGACACCAAGGAAGATCTGCGCCCTCAATAGATTAATCGGTGTCAGAGCGCATTTTCTGCGAATTTCGGTAGCAGATGCGCTCTGACACCAGATCGCTCAGTCCTGGCGCGGCCTGAATTCCAGCACCGTGGCATTGATGCAATAGCGCGGCTTGCCGTCAGGCCCGTCGTCGAACACGTGTCCCAGGTGGATACCGCTGCTCTGCGACAGCACCTCGGTGCGCTGCATGCCGAAGCTGTCGTCCGGCCGCTCGACGGTGGCGCCCTCGACCGGCCGGGTGAAGGAAAGCCAGCCGCTGCCGGAGTTGAAGCGGTCGCGCGTGTCGAACAGCGGCGCACCACTGAGCTTGTCGATGAAGACCCCGTCCGGCGTATTCTTGAACTCGTCGTACTGGCGACAGAAGCGGCTGTCCGTGCCCTGGGCGAATGCCACCTTGTAGGCTTCGCTGTCGCCCAACTTGAAATAGCCGAGTGCCTGGTAGAACTCCGCGGCGGTCATGTAACCCTGGTGGCCGAAGACCTCCTTGCCGTCTTCCAGGAAATAGATGGTGGGTGTGGCCCAGGTCGGTGTCTTCAGGGTCAGTCCGTCCAGCTGCGTGGCCAGGCGGAACGTCAGGGGGATGCTGCCCCGGTACTTGCTGCTGACGTCCTGCTTGAACCGCTCGCAGAAGGGGCAGTGCTCGGCTTCCAGCACCACGATCTGACGGCTGGAGAGCAGCGCGCTGTTGTCGGTCGGGCGCGCGGCTGACTTTTCGAAGGTCACGCCGGTCGCGTGATTCGGGCAATAGCCGTTGGGGTGTTTCTTCAGGTAGTCCTGGTGATAATCCTCGGCCGGATGAAACGCCTGCAGCGGCTTGATCTCGGTCACGATCGGACCGTACCCCGCGGCCGTCAACAGGGCCTGGTACTGGTCGCGGGTACGCAGCGCCTCCTCGTGCTGCTGCTCATCCGTGTAGAGGATGATGGAACGGTACTGGGTGCCGACATCGTTGCCCTGGCGATCCTTCTGTGTCGGGTCGTGATGCTCGAAGAAGTGCCGCAGCAGGGCCTGCGTGCTGAGCATCCCGGTGTTGTAACGCACTTCGACCACCTCGGCGTAGTTGTCAGGATCGAACTTGTGCTCGCTCCGGGTGATTTCCCGGTAGACCGGCTCGACATTGCGGCCGTCGGCATAACCGGACACCGCGTCGATCACACCCGGTAAGGCCTCATAGCCCTTTTCCGCGCCCCAGAAACACCCGGAACCCAGCACCAGCGTCTGCACGTGGAGGCTGGCCGACTGGCCGTCCTGGTCCGGCATTGCGGCTAGCGACGGTGCCGTTACAGGCAACAGCGCGACCAACAGGGCGAAGAGTGTTTTCGGTTGCATGGTGGTGTTCTCCTGGATGTTGGGAAGGCGAGACCTGCCCGTTGTCACTAGAGAGTCTGCTGCGCCGGTAAAGTTCGCGCTACAGCGCAAATGTGATCATTTCGTGATAATTGGATCCCGCGCCACGGATTTCGGTGCAACGGTTGCGGTTTGCGTCTATCGGGCCGTCACTGCCTGGGAGCGATGGTTGTTGCCGCCGATTTCCAGAGCGGTGCACCCGAGCCACCCTGTCCTTGGGTGGCCGGTCATACAGACGCCACGTGCGGTCAGTGCTTGCCGGGCTCCATCACCAGCCCGTTACGTCCATAGCGCAGGATCATCGGGAGGGATTCCGCGGGGACGGGTCTGCTGAACAGGAAACCCTGGCAACTGTCGCAACCGCGCTCCTGCAGGAAGCGCAAGTGCGCCTCCTGCTCCACTCCCTCGGCCAGCGACTCCAGCTTCAGGGTCCTCGCCATGCTGATGATGATAGCTGCGATCTCCGCGGCCGCCGGGCTGGTGGATATGTCCCTGACGAAACTCCGGTCGATCTTGAGCTTGTCGATCGGAAAATCCTTCAGGTAGGAAAGCGAGGAATAGCCGGTCCCGAAATCATCGATGGCAATCCGTACGCCAAGATGCTTGAGCTCCGTGAGCTTTGCCACGGCAGCCGCACCCTGCTCCATGATCGCACTCTCCGTTATTTCCAGCTCGAGGCAGGATGGATTCAGGCCGGTTTCGATCAGGCACGCGGCGATACGATCTTGGATATCGGGTTGCTTGAACTGGGTCGGCGAGAGGTTGACCGCCAGTGTTTCCAATGCGAGTCCTGCATCCTGCCATGCCTTCATCTGGCGACACGCACTGCGCAGCACCCAGTCTCCCAGCTGCAGGATCATACCCGTCTCCTCGGCAAGCCGGATGAATGTACCCGGGTAGATCAGTTTATCTTCCTGCGGATCCTGCCAGCGCAGCAGGGCCTCGACTCCGAGGCAGCGCGAGTCCGCAACGGATACCAGTGGCTGATAATGAAGAATGAATTCATTCTTGCTCATGGCA harbors:
- a CDS encoding alpha/beta hydrolase, which gives rise to MKNVHFKNANGQNITMAAVIYFPEAFDESRRYPAVIVSHPGGGVKEQAAGLYAQRLAQQGPVTIAFDRSYQGESTGEPRQLENPYISTEDVSAVVDYLTTLPYIDPARIGAMGVCAGGGYTANAAINDRRIKAVATVSAVNIGAMFRNGWDNDVASADAIPYLENGSMARTAEAAGADTVTMPLAPLRQEDAPNKELEEAWEYYHTPRCMYSTAPGFATARSLNQIITYDAFNMAEVFLTQPLQVVAGSKAGSKWMSDDLYARAASKDKHFHVVEGANHMQLYDDPHFVDEAVSVLGSFFSARL
- a CDS encoding potassium channel family protein; its protein translation is MDADTAKPADTETLLNALCDTLEKLDEQGAGATQEIISDIHTRAKSIRTSVQADRKELSKITEANNSKSVTLNSLKSAFQESSERGNQLFKDIARCLVPLIPALFTLVSIVFYSETASTWSGALTVSLTLTYMLLLLLAAAHRSDVKMGSRKGSQNFLDSIFPTRVAGIFLVLCFLASLVVGFAALYMKTGIVFGCCNKADTAWEAIYFSFVTLTTLGYGDFFILSYWSELLIALELLSGIVLLICIFALLIARLSVF
- a CDS encoding GFA family protein, with the translated sequence MKYKGSCHCGQVAFEVDGDLTQVADCNCSICSRMGSLHWFVPRDHLQLLTPEENLATYTFGAGTIKHHFCPQCGIHPFGEGVDPSGNRMAAVNARCLEGVELSSLPVKHLDGRSL
- a CDS encoding CBS domain-containing protein, with amino-acid sequence MLVSDIMTRNPRTVSPDTRLQEVASIMCLYRIPALPVVDADGKLVGNISEMDLLRNLFPTVEDIMSGDAALEIERMTSNYSDSMERRVGDMMVKNPVSVSPDQHVLKAAAKMTSHRFRRIPVTDGEGRLVGVMSLGDVHKAIFHAHVSRD
- a CDS encoding aldo/keto reductase, producing the protein MQKRRLGKTGRKLPVLGLGCMGLSEFYGPPVQQGAAIKLLHEAMELGIEHFDTAEMYGIGSANETLLGAAFADRRDRVFIATKFGPIRDFKTGEFIGLDGSAENCRRAVEGSLQRLRTDVIDLYYLHRVDSARPIEETVTAMAELVAEGKVRAIGLSEASGDTIRRAAKIHPISAVQSEYSIFSRDIETDVIPACLEVGASLVAYSPLGRGMLTGRFKTETLGAGDWRLTTPRFQGAAYSANVALVDEIEAVASARSCTPAQVALAWVIGRGEFILALTGTTKLENLKSNLGAYDVELSSTELKTLDALADRVMGDRYDEWGMASING
- the msrA gene encoding peptide-methionine (S)-S-oxide reductase MsrA; the protein is MPDQDGQSASLHVQTLVLGSGCFWGAEKGYEALPGVIDAVSGYADGRNVEPVYREITRSEHKFDPDNYAEVVEVRYNTGMLSTQALLRHFFEHHDPTQKDRQGNDVGTQYRSIILYTDEQQHEEALRTRDQYQALLTAAGYGPIVTEIKPLQAFHPAEDYHQDYLKKHPNGYCPNHATGVTFEKSAARPTDNSALLSSRQIVVLEAEHCPFCERFKQDVSSKYRGSIPLTFRLATQLDGLTLKTPTWATPTIYFLEDGKEVFGHQGYMTAAEFYQALGYFKLGDSEAYKVAFAQGTDSRFCRQYDEFKNTPDGVFIDKLSGAPLFDTRDRFNSGSGWLSFTRPVEGATVERPDDSFGMQRTEVLSQSSGIHLGHVFDDGPDGKPRYCINATVLEFRPRQD